The Prinia subflava isolate CZ2003 ecotype Zambia chromosome 5, Cam_Psub_1.2, whole genome shotgun sequence genome window below encodes:
- the LOC134550666 gene encoding uncharacterized protein LOC134550666 yields MIKIILRVVKKIHTSSQLAEEQKRQIFLLHHDIGKWHTELLSLPVHLDTARAGGALPAAPSCMRKAPRAASAWLNPPAQGTRCAVPLLHKGQGVLCPSCTRDKVSWPQSPSCTRDKVPWTHRPSCTRDNVSWAHRAPCPAGQHPPRCWGTRTCGALLFLCSCYIPTPELCSSKTLWGFCLFEGYSKPYQSRAAVTLFTPHGSGSVAPLSPLGMLFSVPGSVSGPRVCPGGWDCHGHLQPGWLFLQSHCERSHCCFSGMHSDLLRKKKKKRRRKKKSQLILKKLQPRVYLREATAAKPAECIPEEKSEIPDPQTPMAAAPAPACSSAGRSGGFSPLTEGIFLENCALIEAHHGYKSGHMPALIF; encoded by the exons ATGATTAAAATCATACTTCGAGtagtaaaaaaaattcatacATCTTCACAACTggcagaagagcagaaaagaCAGATTTTCTTGTTGCATCACGATATTGGCAAGTGGCACACGGAGCTTCTCAGCCTCCCAGTTCATttggacacagccagggctggtggagctctgcctgctgcaccTTCCTGCATGAGGaaagctcccagggcagccagcGCCTGGCTGAACCCTCCTGCACAAGGGACAAG GTGTGctgtgcccctcctgcacaAGGGACAAGGTGTGctgtgcccctcctgcacaAGGGATAAGGTGTCCTGGCCACAGAGCCCCTCCTGCACAAGGGACAAG GTGCCCTGGACACACAGACCCTCCTGCACAAGGGACAACGTgtcctgggcacacagagccccctgccctgcaggtcAGCATCCTCCTCGCTGCTGGGGGACACGTACCTGCGgtgctttgcttttcctctgttcGTGTTACATCCCGACTCCTGAACTCTGCAGCTCTAAAaccctgtggggtttttgtttatttgaagGTTACAGCAAGCCGTACCAGAGCCGTGCTGCCGTGACCCTGTTCACCCCACACGGGTCCGGGAGTGTcgctcccctgtcccctctggggATGCTTTTCTCGGTGCCAGGGAGCGTTTCTGGCCCCCGTGTGTGCCCTGGGGGCTGGGACTGCCACGGGCACCTCCAGCCAGGCTGGTTGTTTCTGCAGTCACATTGTGAACGCAgtcactgctgcttctctggaATGCACTCTGATCttctaaggaagaaaaaaaaaaaaagaagaagaaaaaaaaaaagccaattaattttaaagaagcTCCAGCCACGGGTTTACCTCCGAGAGGCTACAGCAGCGAAACCTGCTGAGTGCATTCCGgaggagaaatcagaaatccCCGATCCTCAGACACCgatggcagcagcaccagcacccgcCTGCAGCTCAGCCGGGCGCTCAGGAGGCTTCAGTCCTTTGACTGAGGGGATTTTCTTGGAAAACTGTGCATTAATTGAGGCACACCATGGTTACAAATCAGGACACATGCCCGCACTAATCTTTTGA